The following proteins are co-located in the Ammospiza caudacuta isolate bAmmCau1 chromosome 20, bAmmCau1.pri, whole genome shotgun sequence genome:
- the SARM1 gene encoding NAD(+) hydrolase SARM1: MLALLLSLHTLGRSLAMASAELLAVPGAAGRAGGGGGGVSPGVGTEAREALERVLPVLRRALGHAVRADAAPALRAALSEVFRLVEEAWGMPAVGRDVAKVLCDVIRLEGGLDLLLSLLYTAELETKCQAGKLLEQILVAENRDRIARIGLGVILNLAKERDIPQLAQSLSGILEHMFKHTEETCFQLISDGGLDTILYWCRWTDPAVLRHCAMALANCAMYGGQANQRLMIEKKAAEWLFPLAFSKDDELIRLHACLAITVLATNKEIEKEVERSGTLALVEPFIASLDPEQFACRMLGSSDNIQGRTAQDLQRLVPLLDSSRLEAQCIAAFYLCTEAAIKARQKKTQIFSEIGATQSLKRIVCYSTSSTTSSLAKKVLRLIGEEVPRRILPTVPNWKSCEVQTWLQQIGFNKYCQRFLDHQVDGDILLRLTEQELQQDLGMDSSITRKRFFRELTELKTFANYSTCDRSNLADWLGSIEPKFRQYTYNLLTCGIDRNFLHRVTEQQLQEDCHIHTGFHRVRILTAARETLHSPITLQTATNGTDVFISYRRSTGSQLASLLKVHLQLHGFSVFIDVEKLEAGKFEDKLIQSVLSARNFVLVLSPNALDKCMEDPECKDWVHKEIVTALNSGKNIVPVTDHFEWPDPETLPKDMRAVLKFNGIMWSHEYQEATIDKIIRFLQGRSSRDSSAGSENGLDCLHSLGQS; the protein is encoded by the exons atgctggccctgctgctgtcGCTGCACACGCTGGGCCGGTCGCTGGCCATGGCGAGCGCGGAGCTGCTGGCggtgcccggggctgcgggccgggccggcggcggaggcggcggggtCTCGCCCGGGGTGGGCACGGAGGCGCGGGAGGCGCTGGAGCGGGTCCTGCCCGTGCTCCGCAGGGCCCTCGGCCACGCCGTGAGGGCGGACGCGGCCCCGGCGCTGCGGGCCGCGCTCTCCGAGGTGTTCCGGCTGGTGGAGGAGGCCTGGGGGATGCCCGCCGTGGGCAGGGACGTGGCCAAGGTGCTGTGCGATGTGATCCGCCTCGAGGGCGGCCTGGAcctgctgctcagcctgctctACACCGCCGAGCTGGAGACCAAGTGCCAGGCGGGGAAACTGCTGGAGCAGATCCTGGTGGCGGAGAACAG GGACCGCATCGCTCGCATCGGTCTGGGCGTGATCCTGAACTTAGCCAAGGAGAGGGACATCCCCCAGCTGGCCCAGAGCCTCTCTGGCATCCTGGAGCACATGTTCAAGCACACGGAGGAGACCTGCTTCCAGCTCATCTCCGACGGAGGCCTGGACACCATCCTGTACTGGTGCCGCTGGACGGACCCCGCCGTGCTGCGCCACTGCGCCATGGCCTTGGCCAACTGTGCCATGTACGGGGGCCAGGCCAACCAGCGCCTCATGATCGAGAAGAAGGCAGCAGAGTGGCTCTTCCCCCTGGCCTTCTCCAAAGACGATGAGCTGATCCGGCTGCACGCCTGCCTGGCCATCACGGTGCTGGCCACCAACAAGGAGATcgagaaggaggtggagcgcTCGGGGACGCTGGCGCTGGTGGAGCCCTTCATCGCCTCGCTGGACCCCGAGCAGTTCGCCTGCCGGATGCTGGGCAGCAGTGACAACATCCAGGGGAGGACAGCGCAGGACCTGCAGCGCCTGGTGCCCCTGCTggacagctccaggctggaggcTCAGTGCATCGCCGCCTTCTACCTGTGCACCGAGGCTGCCATCAAAGCCAGGCAGAAGAAAACACAG ATTTTCAGTGAGATTGGGGCCACGCAGAGCCTGAAGAGGATTGTGTGCTactccaccagcagcaccacctcctccctggccaaAAAGGTGCTGCGCCTGATAGGGGAGGAGGTTCCTCGGCGCATCCTGCCCACGGTTCCCAACTGGAAATCCTGCGAGGTGCAGACGTGGCTGCAGCAGATTGGATTCAACAAATACTGCCAGAGATTCCTG GATCACCAGGTGGATGGGGACATTCTCCTGAGGctgacagagcaggagctgcagcaggatttggggatggaCTCCAGCATCACTCGGAAAAG GTTTTTCCGGGAGCTGACGGAGCTCAAGACCTTCGCCAACTACTCCACCTGCGACCGCAGTAACCTGGCCGACTGGCTGGGGAGCATCGAGCCCAAGTTCCGGCAGTACACCTACAACCTGCTCACCTGCGGCATCGACCGCAACTTCCTGCACCGCGTGacggagcagcagctgcaggaggactGCCACATCCACACCGGCTTCCACCGCGTCCGCATCCTCACCGCGGCCAGGG AGACGCTGCACTCGCCCATCACGCTGCAAACCGCGACCAACGGGACCGACGTGTTCATCAGCTACCGCAGGAGCACCGGCTCCCAGCTGGCCAG CCTGCTGAAGGTCCACCTGCAGCTCCACGGCTTCAGCGTGTTCATTGATGTGGAGAAGCTGGAGGCAGGGAAGTTTGAAGACAAGCTGATCCAGAGTGTCCTGAGTGCCCGGAATTTTGTGCTGGTGCTCTCACCAAACGCGCTGGATAAATGCATGGAGGACCCCGAGTGCAAGGACTGGGTACACAAG gagaTTGTGACAGCCCTGAACTCTGGGAAGAACATTGTACCTGTTACAGACCATTTTGAGTGGCCAGACCCAGAAACGCTCCCCAAGGACATGAGGGCTGTCCTGAAATTCAACGGTATCAT GTGGTCCCACGAGTACCAGGAGGCCACGATTGACAAAATCATCCGCTTCCTCCAGGGCCGCTCCTCGCGGGACTCCTCGGCTGGCTCGGAGAACGGGCTGGACTGCCTGCACTCCCTGGGGCAGAGCTAg